One genomic region from Nitrospirota bacterium encodes:
- a CDS encoding nucleotidyltransferase family protein, which yields MILAAGLGTRLRPLTDRIPKPLLPIAGRPMIDYTLAWVAAAGVREVMINLHHMGDRIRQTVGRERFGLKISYSEEPVILGTGGGLKRVERFFADSPFLVVNADVLTAVDPNAVIRAHFATRPLATLVVRRDPEVAAYGALEIDHAGRIRRFLGRGPQASVPIEEVMFTGIHVVDPRVFADLPAAGAFSPITDAYIAIVERGAPLMGYLTDAPWIDIGTPERYRQAEQWVAAGLIQPPAGQPSR from the coding sequence ATGATTCTGGCGGCCGGCCTGGGGACGCGGCTCCGCCCCCTGACCGACCGCATCCCCAAACCGCTGCTGCCCATTGCCGGCCGCCCGATGATCGACTACACCCTGGCGTGGGTGGCGGCCGCCGGAGTGCGCGAAGTGATGATTAATCTGCACCACATGGGGGATCGTATCAGGCAAACCGTTGGTCGTGAACGCTTCGGCCTCAAGATCTCCTACTCCGAGGAACCCGTGATTCTCGGAACCGGCGGCGGGCTGAAACGCGTCGAGCGGTTCTTCGCGGACAGCCCGTTTTTGGTGGTGAACGCCGACGTGCTCACCGCGGTCGACCCGAACGCCGTGATCCGCGCCCATTTCGCGACACGGCCGCTGGCCACGCTCGTGGTGCGTCGCGATCCGGAGGTCGCCGCCTACGGCGCGCTTGAGATCGACCACGCCGGCAGAATTCGTCGCTTCCTTGGTCGCGGGCCGCAGGCCTCCGTACCCATCGAGGAGGTGATGTTTACGGGGATTCACGTGGTCGACCCCCGCGTCTTTGCAGACCTCCCCGCCGCCGGGGCGTTCTCGCCGATCACCGACGCCTACATCGCGATCGTCGAGCGCGGAGCCCCGCTGATGGGATACCTGACCGATGCGCCGTGGATCGACATCGGCACACCGGAACGGTATCGCCAGGCCGAACAGTGGGTGGCCGCGGGCCTGATCCAACCTCCGGCCGGCCAGCCGTCGCGTTGA